A genomic window from Terriglobia bacterium includes:
- a CDS encoding STAS domain-containing protein: protein MFDLTEWLPKSVLTLRNYSKRDFFSDLIAGVTVGLVALPLAMAFAIASGMPPQTGIYCAVVAGFLVSALGGSKMQIGGPTGAFVVVISGIVLHHGVDGLYMCTLLAGILLVVLGATGLGSAVKFIPRPVVVGFTNGIAVIIASTQIKDFFGLKVDKVPGDFLGRMETLAHNFRSFSVLETSLACAALALIIVFARYIKKVPGYIVALFAATAAVWALHLPVETIGTRFGGIPAGLPHLAFPTFRVDLIRPLISPAITVAMLGAIESLMSAVVSDRMSGDKHNPNVELLGQGVANIISPLFGGLPATGAIARTATNIRSGGKTPVAGMIHALTLLAVLLFAAPLAKFIPLSVLAAILFVVSYNMGEWQEIPELLKLSRLEISTWLLTFGLTVFADLTVAVEAGMILAALVFIRKVTMTTTVSQVTPEYVEKGRVHILQDKDIPPYVAVFRIHGPFLFGATDKLEEVISRVAELPPIVILRLRNMTAIDATGLQALEHFADVVHASRRGLILCGAPKQPARLMHQAEFEEHVGRENICPNIAEALKRARAIFREIGPDAPPVEHWGRRATDNSLADIPRG, encoded by the coding sequence ATGTTCGACCTGACTGAGTGGCTTCCTAAATCGGTACTAACGCTCCGGAACTATTCCAAGCGCGACTTCTTCTCGGACCTCATCGCCGGCGTCACCGTCGGCCTGGTTGCCCTGCCCCTGGCCATGGCCTTTGCCATCGCCTCGGGCATGCCCCCGCAAACCGGTATCTATTGCGCGGTGGTGGCGGGCTTTCTGGTCTCCGCGCTGGGCGGCTCCAAGATGCAGATCGGCGGGCCCACCGGCGCTTTTGTGGTGGTGATCTCCGGGATCGTCCTGCACCACGGCGTCGACGGCCTGTACATGTGCACGCTGCTGGCCGGCATCCTGCTGGTCGTTCTGGGCGCCACCGGTCTGGGCTCCGCCGTGAAGTTTATCCCCCGCCCCGTCGTCGTGGGCTTCACCAACGGCATCGCGGTGATCATCGCCAGCACGCAGATCAAGGACTTCTTCGGCCTGAAGGTCGACAAAGTTCCCGGCGATTTCCTCGGGCGCATGGAAACGCTGGCGCACAATTTCCGCTCCTTTTCGGTGCTGGAGACCTCCCTGGCCTGCGCGGCGCTGGCCCTCATCATCGTCTTCGCCCGCTACATCAAGAAAGTTCCCGGCTACATCGTGGCGCTCTTCGCAGCCACCGCCGCGGTCTGGGCCCTGCACCTGCCCGTGGAAACCATCGGCACGCGTTTCGGCGGCATCCCCGCCGGCCTGCCGCATCTGGCCTTCCCCACGTTCCGCGTGGATCTGATCCGCCCGCTCATCTCCCCGGCCATCACCGTGGCCATGCTCGGCGCTATTGAATCGCTGATGAGCGCCGTGGTCTCCGACCGCATGAGCGGCGACAAGCACAACCCCAACGTCGAACTGCTCGGACAGGGCGTGGCCAACATCATTTCGCCGCTCTTCGGCGGCCTGCCGGCAACCGGAGCCATCGCCCGCACCGCCACCAACATCCGCTCCGGGGGGAAAACACCGGTCGCGGGCATGATTCATGCCCTGACGCTGCTGGCCGTGCTGCTCTTTGCCGCGCCCCTGGCCAAGTTCATCCCGCTCTCCGTGCTCGCCGCCATCCTCTTCGTCGTCTCCTACAACATGGGCGAATGGCAGGAGATTCCCGAACTTTTGAAGCTCTCGCGCCTGGAAATCAGTACCTGGCTGCTGACCTTCGGCCTGACCGTCTTCGCCGACCTGACCGTGGCCGTCGAAGCCGGCATGATCCTGGCCGCGCTGGTCTTCATCCGCAAGGTCACCATGACCACCACGGTTTCCCAAGTGACCCCGGAGTACGTCGAAAAGGGCCGCGTGCACATTCTCCAGGACAAGGACATTCCGCCCTACGTCGCCGTCTTCCGCATTCACGGGCCGTTTCTCTTCGGGGCCACCGACAAGCTCGAGGAAGTCATCTCCCGCGTCGCGGAACTTCCGCCCATCGTCATCCTGCGCCTGCGCAACATGACCGCCATTGACGCCACCGGATTGCAGGCCCTCGAGCACTTCGCCGACGTGGTCCACGCTTCCCGGCGCGGCCTCATTCTCTGCGGCGCGCCGAAACAGCCCGCGCGGCTCATGCACCAGGCCGAATTCGAGGAGCACGTGGGCCGCGAGAATATCTGCCCCAACATCGCCGAGGCCCTGAAACGCGCGCGCGCCATCTTCCGCGAGATCGGTCCCGACGCGCCCCCCGTCGAGCACTGGGGCCGGCGGGCCACCGACAACTCTCTCGCCGACATACCGCGCGGGTAG